One Mycobacteroides abscessus ATCC 19977 genomic window carries:
- the kstD gene encoding 3-oxosteroid 1-dehydrogenase: MFYMTEQEYDVVVVGSGGAGMVAALTAAHNGLSTVLIEKAPHFGGSTARSGGGVWIPNNEVLKKARQTDTPEAAREYLYSIIGDVVPREKIDTYLDRGPEMLSFVLANSPLKLDWVPNYSDYYPEAPGGRAAGRSVEPKPFDAKKLGDELPNLEPPYGKVPLNVVVRQQDYVRLNQLKRHPRGVLRSLRVGVRTFWAQGTGKKLVGMGRALSAALRIGLRDAGVPVKLNTALTDLYIEDGTVRGVYVRETGAPEASEPTLIRGRRGVILASGGFEHNEQMRVKYQRAPITTEWTVGAKANTGDGILAAEKLGAALEFMEDSWWGPTVPLVGRPWFALSERNSPGSIIVNSSGKRFMNESLPYVEATHRMYGGQYGQGPGPGENLPAWLVFDQEYRNRYIFAGLQPGQKIPSKWIESGVIVKADTIEELAKKANLPVEELRATIERFNGFARSGVDEDFGRGKSAYDRYYGDPTNKPNPNLGALTKAPFYAAKMVPGDLGTKGGVRTDVKGRVLRDDNSVIEGLYAAGNVSTPVMGHTYAGPGATIGPAMTWGYLAALDIAGK, encoded by the coding sequence CTGATCGAAAAGGCCCCCCACTTCGGTGGATCGACGGCCCGCTCCGGCGGTGGCGTCTGGATCCCCAACAATGAGGTCCTCAAGAAAGCTCGCCAGACCGATACTCCCGAGGCCGCCCGCGAGTACCTCTACAGCATCATCGGCGACGTCGTTCCGCGCGAGAAGATCGATACCTACCTCGATCGCGGGCCGGAGATGCTCTCATTCGTTCTCGCGAACTCCCCGCTGAAGCTCGACTGGGTGCCCAACTACTCCGACTACTACCCCGAAGCCCCGGGCGGACGTGCCGCCGGTCGCTCGGTGGAGCCAAAGCCCTTCGACGCGAAGAAGCTCGGCGACGAGCTGCCCAACTTGGAGCCGCCGTACGGCAAGGTTCCCTTGAACGTCGTGGTGCGCCAGCAGGATTACGTCCGGCTCAATCAGCTCAAGCGCCACCCGCGCGGAGTGCTGCGCAGCCTGCGGGTGGGGGTGCGTACCTTCTGGGCCCAGGGCACCGGTAAGAAACTGGTCGGCATGGGGCGGGCGCTCTCGGCCGCACTGCGTATCGGCCTGCGCGACGCCGGAGTGCCGGTCAAGCTCAATACCGCCCTCACCGACCTCTATATCGAGGACGGGACCGTCAGGGGCGTCTACGTGCGCGAGACCGGGGCTCCCGAAGCCTCCGAACCGACCCTCATCCGGGGGCGTCGCGGCGTCATTCTCGCCTCCGGCGGTTTCGAGCACAACGAGCAGATGCGCGTGAAGTACCAGCGTGCGCCCATCACCACCGAGTGGACCGTGGGCGCCAAGGCCAACACCGGTGATGGCATCCTGGCCGCCGAAAAGCTCGGAGCCGCACTGGAGTTCATGGAGGACTCGTGGTGGGGCCCCACGGTTCCGTTGGTCGGCCGGCCATGGTTCGCGCTGTCCGAGCGCAACTCCCCCGGATCGATCATCGTCAACTCGTCGGGCAAGCGCTTCATGAACGAGTCGCTGCCCTACGTCGAGGCCACTCACCGGATGTACGGCGGCCAGTACGGCCAGGGGCCCGGCCCGGGCGAGAACCTGCCTGCGTGGCTCGTCTTCGACCAGGAGTACCGCAACCGTTATATCTTCGCCGGATTGCAGCCGGGGCAGAAGATTCCAAGTAAGTGGATCGAATCGGGCGTCATCGTCAAGGCCGACACCATTGAGGAATTGGCGAAGAAGGCGAATCTCCCCGTCGAGGAATTACGCGCCACCATCGAGCGATTCAACGGCTTCGCCCGCAGCGGTGTCGACGAGGACTTCGGCCGCGGCAAGAGCGCGTACGACCGCTACTACGGTGACCCCACCAACAAGCCGAACCCCAACCTCGGCGCGCTGACCAAGGCTCCGTTCTATGCGGCCAAGATGGTGCCGGGAGACCTGGGCACCAAGGGCGGCGTGCGTACCGACGTCAAGGGGCGTGTGCTGCGCGACGACAACAGCGTCATCGAAGGCCTTTATGCCGCAGGCAATGTCAGCACCCCGGTGATGGGCCACACCTACGCCGGTCCCGGCGCCACCATCGGCCCGGCGATGACGTGGGGCTACCTCGCCGCGCTCGATATCGCCGGGAAGTAG
- a CDS encoding MaoC/PaaZ C-terminal domain-containing protein produces MPINVDIALGAATEPAEFSWTASDVQLYHLAIGAGADPVSETELRYLQDKTPQVLPTFATVASGFHAVEPPKVSFPGIEIDLAKILHGTEQVTAHRPLPPSGTARSEGKVVEIWDKGKAAVIVTETTTSDDQGPLWTIRRSIFARGEGGFGGERGPSSHGGVPERDADLEVSTHILPQQALLYRLCGDRNPLHSDPAFAAAAGFPRPILHGLCSYGVVCKAAVDAALDGDVSRVTSYAAKFAGVVFPGETLKTRIWKEDGKLLISAVVADREDAPALADVELTHS; encoded by the coding sequence ATGCCTATCAATGTCGATATCGCGCTGGGCGCGGCTACCGAACCGGCCGAATTTTCGTGGACTGCGTCCGATGTGCAGCTGTATCACCTGGCGATCGGTGCCGGTGCCGATCCGGTGAGCGAGACCGAGCTGCGCTACCTGCAGGACAAGACCCCGCAGGTACTGCCCACCTTCGCGACCGTCGCCTCGGGCTTCCACGCGGTGGAGCCGCCCAAGGTGTCCTTTCCGGGGATCGAGATCGACCTGGCCAAGATCCTGCACGGCACCGAACAGGTGACTGCGCACCGGCCGCTCCCACCGTCAGGCACCGCCCGCTCCGAGGGCAAGGTCGTGGAAATCTGGGATAAGGGCAAGGCTGCCGTCATCGTCACGGAGACGACGACATCCGATGATCAGGGCCCCCTCTGGACCATCCGTCGTTCGATCTTCGCCCGCGGTGAAGGTGGCTTCGGCGGCGAGCGCGGTCCTTCTTCCCACGGCGGCGTTCCCGAACGCGACGCCGACCTCGAGGTGTCCACGCACATCCTGCCGCAGCAGGCGCTGCTGTATCGGCTGTGTGGTGACCGTAATCCGTTGCACTCCGATCCGGCCTTCGCGGCAGCGGCCGGGTTCCCCCGCCCCATCCTGCATGGGCTGTGCAGCTACGGCGTGGTGTGCAAGGCAGCGGTCGACGCGGCGCTGGACGGGGACGTCTCGCGCGTGACGTCGTATGCCGCGAAGTTCGCCGGAGTGGTGTTTCCAGGCGAGACCCTGAAGACCCGCATCTGGAAGGAAGACGGCAAGCTGCTGATCTCCGCGGTGGTTGCTGACCGGGAAGATGCCCCCGCGCTCGCCGATGTGGAGCTCACCCACTCCTGA